From Streptomyces sp. SCSIO 75703:
GCGCCTGTGGCTCGCCGACCTCGACCCCGCGAAGGCGCCGGGCGCCCGGCGCGGGGACGGCGCACCGGAACGGGGTGCCCCGTGAGGATCGGCATCGTCTGCCCGTACTCCTGGGACGTGCCGGGCGGCGTCCAGTTCCACATCCGGGACCTCGCCGAGTACTTCCTGCGCCTCGGCCACGAGGTGTCCGTGCTCGCCCCCGCCGACGACGACACCCCGCTGCCGCCCTACGTCGTCTCCGCCGGCCGCGCGGTGCCGGTGCCCTACAACGGCTCGGTGGCCCGGCTCAACTTCGGCTTCCTGTCGGCGGCCCGGGTGCGGCGCTGGCTGCACGAGGGCGCCTTCGACGTCATCCACATCCACGAGCCGACCTCGCCCTCGCTGGGCCTGCTGACCTGCTGGGCGGCGCAGGGCCCCATCGTGGCCACCTTCCACACGTCCAACCCGCGCTCCCGCGCGATGATCGCCGCGTACGCGATCCTCCAGGCCGCGCTGGAGAAGATCAGCGCCCGGATCGCCGTCAGCGAGTACGCGCGCCGCACCCTCGTCGAACACCTCGGCGGGGACGCCGTGGTGATCCCCAACGGCGTCGACGTCGACTTCTTCGCCAAGGCCGAGCCCCGCCCCGAGTGGCAGTCCGAGGAGGCGCGGGGCCTGCCGGCCCGGGAGGCCGGCGGCACGATCGGGTTCATAGGCCGCATCGACGAGCCCCGCAAGGGACTGCCGGTGCTCATGCGGGCCCTGCCCGAGATCATCGCCGCCCGGCCGGGTGCCCGGCTGCTGGTGGCCGGCCGCGGCGACGAGAAGGAGGCGGTCGCCTCCCTGCCGCCGGAACTGCGCCCCCGCGTCGAGTTCCTCGGCATGGTCGGCGACGAGGACAAGGCGCGCTTCCTGCGCAGCGTCGACCTGTACGTGGCGCCCAACACCGGCGGGGAGAGCTTCGGCATCATCCTCGTCGAGGCCATGTCGGCGGGCGCCCCGGTGCTCGCCTCCGACCTGGACGCCTTCGCGCAGGTCCTGGACCAGGGGGAGGCCGGCGAGCTGTTCCCCAACGAGGACGCCGGCGCGCTGGCCGCCGCGGCGGTACGGCTGCTGGCCGACCCGGGGCGGCGGGCCGGGCTGCGGGACCGGGGCAGCGCGCACGTGCGGCGCTTCGACTGGTCGACGGTGGGCGCGGACATCCTGTCCGTCTACGAGACGGTGACCGCGGGCGCGGCGGCGGTCGCGGCCGACGACCGGGCGACGGGTCTGCGCGCCCGCCTGGGACGGGCCCGGGACTGAGCCGCCGCGCGGGCGGCCCCGGCGTCCTGCCGGGCGTGGGCGGCCTCGCCGGCGAGGCCGCGGACCGGGCGGCGTCCTGGCCCGGCCGTGCCGCCGGGACGCTCCCCTCGCCGACCCTCGGGGACGCCGTCCCGGAGGCCGGCGGCGGGGACCCGCGGACCGCCGGCCCGGCCGCCGGGCTCCGGTGCCCGGCCGGTGTCCCGGGACGCACCGGTAGCCTTGCCGCCCGTGACCGCAACCCTGATCTGGACCCTGGCCGTCCTCGTGGCGATCGGCCTGTACCTGAGCTGGACGGCGGGCCGCCTGGACCGGCTCCACGCCCGGATCGACGCCGCCCGCGCCGCGCTCGACGCGCAACTGCTGCGCCGGGCCTCCGTGGCCCAGGAACTGGCCACCTCCGGCGTCCTCGACCCGGCCGCCTCCATCGTCCTGTACGAGGCGGCGCACGGCGCCCGGCAGGCCGAGGAGGAACAGCGGGAGGTCGCCGAGAGCGAGCTGACCCAGGCGCTGCGGGCGGTGTTCGAGGAACCGGCGCAGGTCGACGCCGTCCGTGAGGCGCCCGGGGGTGAGGAGGCCGCCCGTGAACTGGCCGAGGCGGTCCGCCGGGTCCCGATGGCCCGCCGCTTCCACAACGACGCCGTGGGCGCCGCCCGCCGGCTGCGCGAACACCGCAAGGTGCGCTGGTTCCGGCTGGCCGGACACGCGCCCTTCCCGCCGGCCTTCGAGATGGACGACGAGCCCCCCGCCGCCCTGATCGACCGCGCCGCCTGAACCCGGCTCCGTACCGGCCCGGCAGGGACCTCGTGCCGCCGGGCGCTCTGCCCCGTGGCGGCCTCGCGCCACCCGGGGCCGCGCCGCCCGGCCCACCTCGCGGGGACGGCCCCGCCCGGCCTGCCTCCGGGGAACCCGGTCCACCCCGGGGCCGTACGGGCCCGGCACGCCACCCGGCCCGGGAAAACGAGCCACCGCCTGACCGGTGGCCCTTGTTGTGGACTGGTCCGGTCGCGTTTGCTCGTCTCGCACCAGACCACTTCCCCTCAGCGAGGTACCCGTGTCCGACTCGTTCTCCGACAACCAGGCCACCGAGACCGGCACCGCCCGCGTGAAGCGCGGCATGGCCGAACAGCTCAAGGGCGGCGTGATCATGGACGTCGTCACCCCGGAACAGGCGAAGATCGCCGAGGACGCCGGTGCCGTGGCCGTCATGGCCCTGGAGCGGGTCCCCGCCGACATCCGCAAGGACGGCGGCGTGGCCCGGATGTCCGACCCCGACATGATCGAGGGCATCATCGAGGCGGTCTCCATCCCCGTGATGGCCAAGTCCCGCATCGGCCACTTCGTCGAGGCCCAGGTCCTGCAGTCCCTCGGCGTCGACTACATCGACGAGTCCGAGGTGCTGACCCCGGCCGACGAGGTCAACCACTCCGACAAGTGGGCCTTCACCACCCCCTTCGTCTGCGGCGCCACCAACCTCGGCGAGGCCCTGCGCCGCATCGCCGAGGGCGCCGCGATGATCCGCTCCAAGGGCGAGGCCGGCACCGGCAACGTGGTCGAGGCCGTCCGCCACCTGCGCCAGATCAAGAACGAGATCGCCCGGCTGCGCGGCTACGACCACAACGAGCTGTACGCCGCCGCCAAGGACCTGCGCGCCCCCTACGAGCTGGTCAAGGAGACCGCCGCGCTCGGCCGTCTCCCGGTCGTGCTCTTCTCCGCGGGCGGCGTCGCCACCCCCGCCGACGCCGCGCTCATGCGCCAGCTCGGCGCCGAGGGCGTCTTCGTCGGCTCCGGCATCTTCAAGTCCGGCGACCCGGCCAAGCGCGCCGCCGCCATCGTCAAGGCGACCACCTTCCACGACGACCCGAAGGTCATCGCGGACGCCTCCCGCGACCTGGGCGAGGCCATGGTCGGCATCAACTGCGACACCCTCCCCGAGACCGAGCGCTACGCCAACCGGGGCTGGTAGGCACCCGTGGGCGAGACGCCCGTCATCGGCGTCCTGGCCCTCCAGGGCGACGTACGGGAGCACCTGGCCTCCCTGGCCGCGGCGGGCGCCGCGGCCAGGGAGGTGCGGCGCCCCGGGGAACTGGCCGCCGTCGACGGCCTGGTGCTGCCCGGCGGCGAGTCGACCACCATCTCCCGGCTGGCCGTGCTCTTCGGCCTCATGGAGCCCCTGCGCGCCCGCGTGCGCGCGGGCATGCCGGTCTACGGGACCTGCGCGGGCATGATCCTGCTGGCCGACAAGATCCTCGACCCGCGTTCCGGGCAGCAGACGGTCGGCGGCATCGACATGATCGTGCGCCGCAACGCCTTCGGCCGGCAGAACGAGTCCTTCGAGGCCGCCGTCGACCTGCGCGGCGTCGGGGGCGGTCCGGTCTCGGGCGTCTTCATCCGCGCCCCCTGGGCCGAGTCCGCCGGGGCCGGCACCGAGATCCTCGCCGAGCACGACGGCCGCGTCGTCGCGGTCCGCCAGGGCAACGCGCTGGCCACCTCCTTCCACCCGGAACTCACCGGCGACCACCGCGTCCACCGCCTCTTCACCGCCATGGTGCGCGCAAACCGGACGGCCGAGTCCTTGTAGGATTCTGACGTTCGGACGAAGACGGGTTACGCGAAGGAGACTGAACAGATGGCCGGCCACTCCAAATGGGCCACGACGAAGCACAAGAAGGCCGTCGTCGACGCCAAGCGCGGCAAGCTCTTCGCGAAGCTCATCAAGAACATCGAGGTGGCGGCCCGCATGGGGGGTGCCGACCCCGAAGGCAACCCCACCCTCTACGACGCCATCCAGAAGGCGAAGAAGCAGTCCGTTCCCAACAAGAACATCGACTCCGCGCTCAAGCGCGGCGCCGGCCTGGAGGCCGGCGGCGCCGACTACGAGACGATCATGTACGAGGGCTACGGCCCGAACGGCGTCGCGGTGCTCATCGAGTGCCTCACCGACAACCGCAACCGCGCCGCCTCCGACGTCCGGGTGGCGATGACCCGCAACGGCGGCTCCATGGCCGACCCCGGCTCGGTCTCGTACCTCTTCAACCGCAAGGGTGTCGTGATCGTCCCCGCGGACGGCCTGAGCGAGGACGACGTCCTCGGCGCCGTCCTGGAGGCGGGCGCCGAGGAGGTCAACGACCTCGGCGAGAGCTTCGAGGTGGTCAGCGAGCCGGG
This genomic window contains:
- the pdxT gene encoding pyridoxal 5'-phosphate synthase glutaminase subunit PdxT; translation: MGETPVIGVLALQGDVREHLASLAAAGAAAREVRRPGELAAVDGLVLPGGESTTISRLAVLFGLMEPLRARVRAGMPVYGTCAGMILLADKILDPRSGQQTVGGIDMIVRRNAFGRQNESFEAAVDLRGVGGGPVSGVFIRAPWAESAGAGTEILAEHDGRVVAVRQGNALATSFHPELTGDHRVHRLFTAMVRANRTAESL
- a CDS encoding YebC/PmpR family DNA-binding transcriptional regulator, whose amino-acid sequence is MAGHSKWATTKHKKAVVDAKRGKLFAKLIKNIEVAARMGGADPEGNPTLYDAIQKAKKQSVPNKNIDSALKRGAGLEAGGADYETIMYEGYGPNGVAVLIECLTDNRNRAASDVRVAMTRNGGSMADPGSVSYLFNRKGVVIVPADGLSEDDVLGAVLEAGAEEVNDLGESFEVVSEPGDLVAVRTALQDAGIDYESADAHFVPTMQVELDEDGARKIFKLIDALEDSDDVQNVFANFDVSDEIMEKVDA
- the pdxS gene encoding pyridoxal 5'-phosphate synthase lyase subunit PdxS → MSDSFSDNQATETGTARVKRGMAEQLKGGVIMDVVTPEQAKIAEDAGAVAVMALERVPADIRKDGGVARMSDPDMIEGIIEAVSIPVMAKSRIGHFVEAQVLQSLGVDYIDESEVLTPADEVNHSDKWAFTTPFVCGATNLGEALRRIAEGAAMIRSKGEAGTGNVVEAVRHLRQIKNEIARLRGYDHNELYAAAKDLRAPYELVKETAALGRLPVVLFSAGGVATPADAALMRQLGAEGVFVGSGIFKSGDPAKRAAAIVKATTFHDDPKVIADASRDLGEAMVGINCDTLPETERYANRGW
- a CDS encoding glycosyltransferase family 4 protein, translated to MRIGIVCPYSWDVPGGVQFHIRDLAEYFLRLGHEVSVLAPADDDTPLPPYVVSAGRAVPVPYNGSVARLNFGFLSAARVRRWLHEGAFDVIHIHEPTSPSLGLLTCWAAQGPIVATFHTSNPRSRAMIAAYAILQAALEKISARIAVSEYARRTLVEHLGGDAVVIPNGVDVDFFAKAEPRPEWQSEEARGLPAREAGGTIGFIGRIDEPRKGLPVLMRALPEIIAARPGARLLVAGRGDEKEAVASLPPELRPRVEFLGMVGDEDKARFLRSVDLYVAPNTGGESFGIILVEAMSAGAPVLASDLDAFAQVLDQGEAGELFPNEDAGALAAAAVRLLADPGRRAGLRDRGSAHVRRFDWSTVGADILSVYETVTAGAAAVAADDRATGLRARLGRARD